In Rhodamnia argentea isolate NSW1041297 chromosome 5, ASM2092103v1, whole genome shotgun sequence, the DNA window acgtgtggcctggagggtaagcttgcatgtgattgaaatatctgctccGTATTGTTGTGATTGTTTATTAGGATGTCTGAGcaaatcaacgtcctaaccgggcttaggcttTGGCTCactcgagattaatttctcaccccatcgtggctAACATTTTTCGTGCAGTGACGGAAGCCGTAGACGTTGAACCGTCAAAAccgtggtaggatttttgggagtagatgagggatTAACCTTGTCTAACCCCGTGTCTTTTTgtggtcctagtgagccgccccaaaGGTTGTTGAACGAAGTCGTTTTGTGAATTGATTGTGTTAATTTTTCTACCGAACTATCCCTACTAATCTTATTGTTTAggagttgcacgttccgcatgtgccgtaatttcgtaggccGATAgcttacccgggacgctatcattcatgacctgaagcgggtaaggtagggatgtcgcgagctcgagagtcgtgGCGTGACATTCCCACCCCAAGgtagtatcagagcaaggtcagcccgatccatccggtcattagCCGGGAGTGATAAGAAGCGATAAAAATTGAGATAGTGAGTGGGTTAATAATCattatgcatgtgattgttgatTCCCGAGCTTTGAGTTGTGGGGCCACCTTCTAACCACGCTTGCTATGGGGCATGCGGGACTTCGTAATTTGCTTGCGAAATGAGCGAACACGGTAAACGAGCACCCCGAGGACCTCGGACTAGGCCTGTCGGGCCGATAGGTGAAATCTTGGAGGAAGATAGAGCGCCGCGCACCGCCGAGCCGGTTGGGCAAGAGCCGACTATGGTTGGGATTGTGCAAGCTCTGGGAGCTATTGGAGACCTTATGGGGCAGCAAGTGAAGAATCAGAATcttgttgccgccgccgccaccggaGCCCCACCTGTGAATCAGCCCTCTGGAACCGTGAATGATGGGCACCCGGCTTAGAGACCGGTAGAGCAATTTCTCAAGCTGAAACCGCCCAAGTTCTCTAGGAGCGGAGATCCCGAAGCCGCCACTTCATGGATCGAGGAGTTGGAGAAAGCCTTTGACCTATTAAGGTGTACCAATGAGGATAAGGTCATCCTGGCCATGTACCGGTTGCAAGGAAATGCAAGTACATGGTGGAGAGCTTCGAAGGACATAGTATTTCCCGAGGGTATGGTCCCAATGTGGGATGCCTTCGTGGAGGCTTTTAATGGAAAATGCTTCTCCGACACCGCGAGAGAACAAAAGATGGCTAAGTTCTTTCGCTTGCATCAAAATCGGATGACAGTTGATCAGTATGAAGCCAAATTTGCTAAACTATCTAAGTATGCTCCGAAACCGGTTGAAGACCCCGTGGATAGGGCAAGAAGGTTCAGAGAGGGGCTGAAACCCGAAATCAGAATTGTGTTGATACCATTTAACCCGAAGGATTACAACGACCTCTATGAGAGAGCGTAGATGGTAGAGCAGGATCTGATCGAAAGGGCCGCCGCTTCCGGATCGCGGTTCGCGCCTTTGAATAGATTTGATAAGCGGCAAGGAAATCGATTCAACGTTTCGCCTAATCGTCGAGGAGCGATCAGCAAGCCAATGCCTTATCGAGACGATGTCCGCCGCCCGTGTAATAAGAGGCATGAGTCTACTCTGTGTTCGATGCGTGGAGTttgctttggatgtggccagCGGGGCCATCTGGTGAGAGACCGCCCGTAGGGGCAACAAGCTAGGCTGCTGGGAGGCCAAGTTGGAAGGATTGCGCCACCAAATTACCGTAACGGACCTCGGGCGCAAGGACGAGTGTTTTCTGTCACACGGGAtgaggcgaaggattcgccgaccgtcACCGATACGGTCCTTCTACAGAATAACAtagcttatgctttgtttgacctTGGTGCTACACATTCTTTTGTTGCGAATCGATTTGTTAGACTGTCTAGGTTGATTGTGGTACCATTAGATGTGGTTGTCAAGGTGTCTACACGTTTAAAGGATAGCATAATAGCTGCAGTAGGTTGTCCTAGATGTAGACTAGTGGTAAATGGTCATGAGAGTAAGATAAATCTAGTTGTACTGGAGATGTACGATTTTGATTTGATCGTGGGAATGGATTGGTTAACGAAGCAAAGGGCCACGATGGATTGCTATCGTAAGGCGATTTAATTTAGGCTGTTGGATGGGGCcagttttgaatttgtgggaagtcgaggaggaacctTGATTGTAGTAATCTCGTCGCTAAAGGCGACTAGGTTATTAGAAAGtggttgccaaggttatttggctACGATAGTGGATACGTCTGTTGGGGAAACGAAATTGGAGGATATTGTTGTAGTATGTGAGTTTCCGGATGTTTTTCTCGAAGAACCGCCTGGATTGCCGCCGGATAAAGAAATAGAGTTTGTGATAGAGTTAGCTCCGGGGAAGGAGCCGATCTCTAAGGTGCCGTATAGAATGGCGTTGTCAGAACTAAAGGAACTTAAGATGTAGATGCAAGAACTGTtagataaaggatttatccaccCCAAGACGTCGCCGTGGGGAGCACCCGTGTTGTTCgtcaagaaaaaggatggttctatgaggttgtgtatagatTACAAGCAGCTAAATCAGGTGACGATCAAGAGCAAGTACCCACTACTTAGGATTGATGATATGTTCGATCGGTTGCGGGGagcatcggtgttttctaagattgatttaTGGACGGGATACCATCAATTGAGGATCGGGAAGGAAGATATACTCAAGACGGCATTCGGGATGCGttatggacactatgagttcacggtgatgccgtttggtctaATGAATGCTCCTGCTGCATTTATGGACTTGATGAATAGAGTGTTcaaagaattcttggatcgcttCATAATTGTGTTTATAGATGATATcctggtgtactcgaagagttTTGAGGACTATGAACAACACCTCGAGGATAGTGTTGGAGACTCTGAGATTGCATCAACTTTTTGCCAAGCTCGGTAAGTGCAAGTTTTGGTTGGCTCGTGTAGCGTTCTTAAGCCACGTCGTCTTTGGTGAAGGAATCGCTGTAGATCCGTCTAAGATTGAGGTAGTTATAGACCGGCCAAGACCAACGACAAGAACGGAGATCAAAAGCTTTTTGGGATTGGCAAGCTACTATAGGCGATTCGTGGAGAAGTTCTCCGCTATAGCCTCGCCTTTGACTAAGTTGTTGAAGAAtgatgtgaagtatgaatgaATAGACAAGTGTGaacgtagttttcaagagcttaagcataagccAACTACGGCTCCCGTATTGACAATTCCGTCTGGTCCTGGAGGGTTCGAGATCTACAGTGACACATCTCTCGGAGGTCTAGGTTGTAttctgatgcaacatggaagggtagtagcgTATGCGTCTCGCCGCTTGAGACCCCACGAGTtgaactatccaacgcatgaCCTGGAATTGGTTGCGGTCATGTTcgccttgaagatttggaggcattatatgattggagaaagttttcaggtgtataccgatcatcagagcCCGAGTATATGTTCTCTCGtaaagagttgaacatgaggcagcgtcgatggatggagctgctCAAGAATTATGATTGCGAGATATTGTATCATCCGggcaaggcgaataaggttgcatATGCCCTAAGTAGAAAATCAACGATTGCTCAATTACGTGTGAGTGAATGGTGTCTGCTTGAACAAGTGAGAGACTCTgactttaagttggagataagtcgtATGTCGAGTCCGgtggctacattgagaattgagccagaAGTGCAAGTGAAAATAAAGACCCCGTAGTCGACAAACCTTATTGTTAAGAAGATTCTTCAAGAGGACTCAACCAAGCGAAGGGTTGATTTTCAAGTGGTCGAGGATGGGATATTAAAGTTTAGAGGACGTCTAGTTGTGCCAGTTGATGAAAGTCTAAGGGATGATATCTTATTGGAGGTACATCGTAGCGCTTATAGCATCCATCCTGGAattacgaagatgtatcagaatctgaagcaacattattggtggaatggaatgaaggcAGATATAGCTGAGTATGTAGCTAAGTGTTTGACCTGTCAGCAAGTCAAGGCGCAGATCTGTAAACCGGGAGGATCGTTACAGCCTTTGGAAATTCCGGAGTGGAAATGagagcatatcacgatggatTTCGTGATGGGATTGCTTAGAAGTCAGAGAGGACATGATTCAATCTGGGTTGTAGTCGACTGATTAACGAAGTCGGCACACTTcattccaagaagaaaagacttCGCCTTGGACAGATATGCAAATTTGTATGTGAGGCACATCGTCAGACTACATGGAGTGCCAGTGACAATCACCTCaaatcgtgatcccaagttcactgctacattttggaagagtctgcagATCGCTCTAGGAACAAAGCTGCAGTTTAGTACGGCCTACCATTCGCAGACAGATGGTCGGCCTGAAAGGACGATTCTGACCCTGGAGGATATGCTAAGAGCTTGTGTCTTGGATTTCAAGGGCAGTTGGAAAGAGCAGTTGCATTTagttgagtttgcctacaacaatagttaTCAACAGTGTATCAAGATGGCACCATTGTATGGTAGAGTGTGCCAAATGCCAGCCTCTTAGGACGaagtaggtgaaaggaaaatcaccggTCCCGAGTTAGTACAACGATCTATAGAAGCTATCAAAATGATCAAAGACAGACCGAGGACCGCTCGTAGTCATCAGAAGAGCTATGCAGATAGGAGGCATAGGCctctggaattccaagtgggtgatcatgtttttctaaaggtgtcgcctatgagagagacatctcgttttggcaagaaaggaaagttgagccctaaATTTGTCAGGCCTTTCGAGATTTTAGAGCGGATTGAAAATCTGGCATATCGTCTTGCGTTGCCGCCAAGACCGGCTTAGGTGCATAATGTATTCCACGTGTCAATGCTAAGAAAGTACGAACCGAACCCCgctcatgtgctgagttatgaagaaatcgagctagatgagcgagctaCGTATGTGGAACTTCCAGATCGAATCGtgataggaaagagcaagtgctccggagcaagacgattCCGCTAGTTAAGgaggtttggcaacaccatgggacCGAAGGTGCTACATGGGAGAACGAAGAACttatgaagagtagctatccatatctttttgaagaattgtGACTATACTATAATTTTGGggatgaaatttcctaaggtggggagagttgtgacgcccgggaaattcgaattttgtaatttgccaagatttgataaaaagaaaaaaaaattgaattttagtcggcgcaaattttggatcgaaaggaTGAAAGTGATGGATTTGGACTAATCCCAAAATGTcattcgatttcgattgggtctcgaaatctcaATCGCAATggcttaggatttttaatcctcgcgcctagccTTTTTCTAGACCGAACCAAGCCcataaaactccaaattttattcccaaattttaatctctctctctctctctctctctctctctctctcgcgcgcgcctCCCTCTCCCCTATTCTTCGCGCGGATGCGCCCTCCCACAACTAAACCGAGACCAccatcttccttcttcctctgcgatTTTTGTCCGACAGCCACCCCCAACCTCCGTCCGCCAATgctcgccgccaccaccaccatctcaACCGCCGTTCGCCTCCGCGAGCAGCCCATAGAAGCCCAAACGTCCCCTACTCTGTTTCGGCCACAAGAAGTGCCCGAGCCACCGTGGCTGTTCCGTCACCCTCAACCCGGATCTTGACCACCACCAGCTATCACTCCCTCACCCTCCGACCCTTAGCCACCGCCATGATCGTCGACGATCGCTGCAAAGTCGCGGAACCGCCGTGAACAGCCGCCCAAAGCCGTCCGCCCTGTTTTTGCGTCGCTCGACCAACGCCTCTGTTCCAGCCGCCTCCGCCCAAatccgccggtcgccggccgccaccAACAACCATCCACATCCCTCTGTCGTCCCTCGAGGCTAGTGGAAACCACCCGCCACCAGTAGAGGCCGTGAACCACCCCGAAACAACCTCCCCCGCTTTGATCCGAGCCTCTCCCGTTTCAGGCCGGTTCTGCCCGCCTCGCTCCGCTGCCTCCGGTCGTCCGCAAGTGCCGTCatcgccacctccggccaccccaAAGACCCccaaaccttggccaagcttttCCCCGACCTTGGACCACCCGAATCCCCACAAATCAGCCTCGTTTTCCCCTATTTTCCCCTGCCAGCCACTGTTCCGCCACTGTtcaccgccggccgccacccTCGAGCCCCGTGCCACTTTCTTGAAGTGTCATCAAGTCTTTCGGGCCGTCCTGCACCGAGTTGAAGCCCGAAGTTCAAGTTAGATCACGGGTCGCCAATAATCGCCGCGGGtcgggccgagttcgtgtcaccgccgccgctcgagttgagaccacCCGAGctattaaatttgtgagttagcctcTAACTCTTGGTTGGGTCGCTAATTATGTTCAGACTAgttaattagattattaattgtttaggttagaaacttggtttaagttcaatggccctaattggttaagttagtttaattagttaggattctatgcctaattagataagattgattgatttgaattgattgacttaattgatcgcgagcgagcgataagtCAGAGATGAGTGcacaattggaattgaaattgatattaaTAATCAACtagctgcaattgattaaatgAATTGTTGAATTGTTGGTCGTGAGTGCCAGGTtggctgttgattgccgtgggggtccgttTAGATATTAATCGCCCAAAATTGCTTGGTCGTCGGGCCgatttaaattgcgcattcatgtaaccacgtatgagataaaattgcatgtttttgcatgaaaacggccttgggtcaagtatttgaacatgcgagtatgagcattcgacctaaatccaagaaatgaactagcTGGTTGTCAAAGTGcatgagtggtcacataatgcaataattccgacgatcattgtcttctggttgatcGGTCCCGGCAATCGttgtcttccggttgctggatacgcgtcgatcattgtcttctaatcGTATGTTtgtcggtcgcagcttgtgatgagtcgaagccttttaaggattcttgttagctccgtgccgtgtcgataatcattgtcttccggttggtcgaaCGGATTCACATTAACTATCGAAGCCGTCGCTGGAAGTAAGAgacgatgcctggtcctgcgaggagagcacca includes these proteins:
- the LOC115727378 gene encoding uncharacterized protein LOC115727378, whose product is MSEHGKRAPRGPRTRPVGPIGEILEEDRAPRTAEPVGQEPTMVGIVQALGAIGDLMGQQVKNQNLVAAAATGAPPRPVEQFLKLKPPKFSRSGDPEAATSWIEELEKAFDLLRCTNEDKVILAMYRLQGNASTWWRASKDIVFPEGMVPMWDAFVEAFNGKCFSDTAREQKMAKFFRLHQNRMTVDQYEAKFAKLSKYAPKPVEDPVDRARRFREGLKPEIRIVLIPFNPKDYNDLYERA